The Lutibacter sp. Hel_I_33_5 genome has a window encoding:
- a CDS encoding helix-turn-helix transcriptional regulator, whose amino-acid sequence MKNTLKVQRAMLDLTQEDLAKKIGVSRQTINSIEKNRYVPSTVLALKLSKVFNVSVNEFFSLEEND is encoded by the coding sequence ATGAAAAATACTTTAAAAGTACAACGTGCAATGTTAGATTTAACACAAGAAGATTTAGCGAAAAAAATAGGTGTTTCTCGTCAAACAATTAATTCTATTGAGAAAAACAGGTATGTACCCTCAACAGTTTTGGCGCTAAAACTATCTAAAGTATTCAATGTTTCTGTAAATGAATTTTTTAGCTTAGAAGAAAATGATTAA
- a CDS encoding MaoC family dehydratase: protein MKPVEFADIKEFKTMLGKELPTGNWYTITQQMINDFANATLDKQWIHVDEERAEKESPFKSTVAHGFMSVAMISRLLEEVFSIKSVKMGLNYGMNKVRFPNPVPVNSELRMLSTIKEIEELDNNGIKVTFSCVIEIKGQKKPACVAEFLAALFE, encoded by the coding sequence ATGAAACCAGTAGAGTTTGCAGATATCAAAGAGTTTAAGACAATGTTAGGTAAGGAGTTACCAACAGGGAACTGGTATACAATAACTCAGCAAATGATTAATGATTTTGCTAATGCAACATTAGATAAGCAATGGATTCATGTTGATGAAGAAAGAGCAGAGAAGGAGAGTCCGTTTAAAAGTACTGTTGCTCATGGATTTATGTCTGTTGCTATGATTTCTAGGTTGTTAGAAGAAGTTTTTTCAATTAAAAGTGTAAAAATGGGACTTAATTATGGAATGAATAAAGTTCGTTTCCCTAATCCTGTACCTGTAAATAGTGAGCTAAGAATGCTTTCAACTATTAAAGAAATTGAAGAATTAGATAATAACGGGATTAAAGTGACATTTTCTTGTGTCATAGAAATAAAAGGTCAAAAAAAACCAGCATGTGTTGCAGAATTTTTAGCTGCATTATTTGAATAA
- a CDS encoding trimeric intracellular cation channel family protein yields MEFIYVLDILGTFAFAISGALFASDKKFDLFGVIIIAFVTAVGGGMIRDVLINGHPINWIGDLNYVWTILIAVVFTFLLKSKIAPLSKTLFLFDTIGISVFTLLGLQKGLAFNLHPFIALIMGMISAVFGGVLRDVLTARVPLIFEKEIYASACLLGGITYLLTDYFDLQENIQFIVSGLVIVIIRLIAVKYQLKLPKIKDDLFTKN; encoded by the coding sequence ATGGAATTTATTTACGTTTTAGATATCCTTGGAACGTTTGCATTTGCAATTAGTGGCGCTTTGTTTGCTTCTGATAAAAAATTCGATTTATTTGGTGTTATCATTATTGCTTTTGTAACAGCAGTAGGAGGTGGAATGATAAGAGATGTTCTTATAAACGGACATCCAATTAATTGGATTGGTGATCTTAATTATGTTTGGACGATTCTAATCGCTGTGGTTTTTACATTTTTACTGAAAAGTAAAATTGCACCGTTAAGTAAAACGTTGTTTTTATTTGATACAATTGGAATTAGTGTTTTTACTTTATTAGGGTTGCAAAAAGGACTGGCATTTAATTTACATCCGTTTATTGCTTTAATTATGGGAATGATTTCTGCAGTTTTTGGAGGTGTTTTACGCGATGTTTTAACCGCAAGAGTGCCATTGATTTTTGAAAAAGAAATTTATGCTTCAGCTTGTTTATTAGGCGGAATCACCTATTTATTAACAGATTATTTTGATTTACAAGAAAATATTCAATTTATAGTTTCTGGTTTAGTCATTGTAATTATTAGACTGATTGCCGTAAAATATCAATTAAAATTACCTAAAATTAAAGACGATTTATTTACTAAAAACTAG
- a CDS encoding DEAD/DEAH box helicase — MSTFSALGINKDYIKSIKELGISTPSEIQEKAIPVLLNTKTDFIGLAQTGTGKTAAFGLPILHHIDDKKDEIQALILSPTRELVQQIKKQLFKFTKYVDTKIFVEAVYGGEKIDRQINNLKRTTHVVVATPGRLIDLIERGEIDIKNIKNLVLDEADEMLSMGFKQDLNRILKYTTSEERNTWLFSATMPEEIQKIIKTYMDPNASRVEINRNSLVNENIRHQFTRTTIKGKTAAIITFLETRQTQRGIIFCRTKAGAQSLNAQLLEEGFSTGALEGDMQQRDREKVMRAFKNESIQYLISTDVSARGIDVRDLNFVIHHQLPEQLEYYTHRSGRTARAGKTGISIAFVLPSEIERIHEIQKELNIKFTEVKN, encoded by the coding sequence ATGTCAACATTTTCTGCATTAGGTATTAATAAAGATTATATAAAATCTATTAAAGAATTAGGGATTTCTACACCTTCAGAAATTCAAGAAAAAGCAATTCCTGTTTTATTAAACACCAAAACTGATTTTATTGGTTTAGCTCAAACAGGTACTGGTAAAACAGCAGCTTTCGGATTGCCAATTCTACATCATATTGATGATAAAAAAGACGAAATTCAGGCGTTAATATTATCGCCAACAAGAGAATTGGTTCAACAAATTAAGAAGCAATTATTCAAGTTTACAAAATATGTAGACACAAAGATATTTGTTGAAGCGGTGTATGGTGGAGAGAAAATTGATCGTCAAATCAATAATTTAAAAAGAACCACACATGTTGTAGTGGCAACTCCAGGTAGATTAATCGATTTAATAGAACGTGGAGAAATTGATATAAAAAATATTAAGAACCTTGTACTAGACGAAGCTGACGAAATGCTAAGCATGGGCTTTAAGCAAGATCTAAATAGAATTTTAAAGTATACGACTTCAGAAGAAAGAAATACCTGGTTGTTTTCTGCAACGATGCCAGAAGAAATTCAGAAGATTATAAAAACATATATGGATCCTAATGCTTCTAGGGTAGAAATTAATAGAAATTCTCTGGTAAATGAAAATATTAGACATCAGTTTACAAGAACAACTATTAAAGGAAAAACAGCAGCGATCATTACGTTTTTAGAAACAAGACAAACACAAAGAGGTATTATTTTTTGTAGAACAAAAGCAGGTGCTCAAAGTTTGAATGCACAATTATTAGAAGAAGGGTTTTCTACAGGAGCGTTAGAAGGCGATATGCAACAAAGAGATAGAGAGAAAGTAATGCGTGCTTTTAAAAATGAAAGTATTCAATATTTAATTTCTACTGATGTTTCTGCAAGAGGAATTGATGTTAGAGATTTAAATTTTGTGATTCATCACCAATTACCAGAACAATTAGAATATTATACACATAGAAGCGGAAGAACTGCTAGAGCAGGAAAAACTGGAATTTCAATTGCATTTGTTTTACCAAGTGAAATTGAGCGAATCCATGAAATACAGAAAGAACTAAATATCAAATTTACCGAAGTTAAAAATTAA
- a CDS encoding thioesterase family protein gives MNSVFTTTRKVTSKEIDDLNHVNNVVYIKWMDEVAFQHWSFLTKDSPFPEYVWVVIRHEVDYLKQALLDHEITIKTWVGESKGFKSERHMEFYLNEVLIVKTLTIWGMLDASNYKPVRITEKVLNVLQPNK, from the coding sequence ATGAATTCAGTTTTTACCACTACACGAAAAGTTACTTCCAAAGAAATTGATGACCTAAATCATGTAAATAATGTTGTATACATTAAATGGATGGATGAAGTTGCTTTTCAACATTGGTCATTCTTAACAAAAGATAGCCCGTTTCCAGAATATGTTTGGGTAGTAATACGGCATGAAGTAGATTATTTAAAACAAGCACTTTTAGATCACGAAATTACTATAAAAACATGGGTAGGTGAGTCTAAAGGATTTAAATCTGAAAGGCATATGGAGTTTTATTTAAATGAAGTATTGATTGTTAAGACACTAACAATTTGGGGAATGCTTGATGCTTCTAACTATAAGCCTGTTAGAATTACTGAAAAAGTTTTAAATGTGTTACAACCTAACAAATAA
- a CDS encoding DUF2461 domain-containing protein: protein MHFNKSSFQYLKDLKKNNNRDWFADTKPVFKEAQDNAKELYASIRESLEQHDEIDKFKLFRIYRDVRFSKDKTPYQPHFAGSFSRLGKELRGGYYLRIRPGESFLAGGFWEPNKEDLFRIRKEIELDASEFRKILKAENYIKYFGGKFEGHELKSAPRGFDKEHSDIDLLRKKGFIAVRNFTDKEVLSPNFLSEIDKSYKALRPFFNFFSDVLTTNLNGESIID from the coding sequence ATGCATTTCAACAAATCAAGCTTTCAATACTTAAAAGATTTAAAGAAAAATAATAATCGTGATTGGTTTGCAGACACTAAACCTGTTTTTAAAGAAGCTCAAGATAATGCAAAGGAACTTTATGCCTCAATAAGAGAAAGTCTTGAACAACATGATGAGATAGATAAATTCAAGTTATTTAGAATTTATAGAGATGTACGTTTTTCTAAAGATAAAACGCCGTATCAACCCCATTTTGCTGGATCATTTTCTAGATTAGGAAAAGAATTACGTGGAGGTTATTATTTAAGAATAAGACCAGGAGAGTCCTTTTTAGCAGGTGGGTTTTGGGAACCAAACAAAGAAGATTTGTTTAGAATTAGAAAAGAAATTGAGTTAGATGCATCAGAATTTAGAAAAATCCTAAAAGCCGAAAACTATATAAAGTATTTTGGAGGAAAATTTGAAGGACATGAATTGAAATCTGCTCCAAGAGGATTTGATAAAGAGCATTCGGATATTGACTTATTACGTAAAAAAGGATTTATTGCTGTAAGAAATTTCACCGATAAAGAAGTTTTATCACCTAATTTTTTATCTGAAATAGATAAAAGTTATAAAGCACTACGTCCTTTTTTTAACTTTTTTAGTGATGTGTTAACCACAAATTTAAATGGCGAATCTATTATAGATTAA
- a CDS encoding DUF1853 family protein has protein sequence MHQKSKLLQKRYEGYLQTNCLWKGNAIYELNQFELNSKSIQINLKIDEKLRLGKYIERLVSFELQQKNNISIVCENIQIQQEKITLGELDSIILKDKKPIHLEIIYKFYLYDDSIDKDQIECFIGPNKKDSLVEKLNKLKEKQLPLLYSKECKKYLKEYNLKPKEVEQQVYFKAQLFVPYSNQNIQLKKINPDCIIGFYINLEQIQHFKNYKFYIPNKKDWLIIPFTNIDWLGFSEFKEITKSILERQFSPLCWLKEPNGEIKKIFLVWW, from the coding sequence ATGCATCAAAAATCAAAACTTCTACAAAAAAGATACGAAGGGTATTTACAAACAAATTGTTTATGGAAAGGCAATGCAATTTATGAATTAAATCAATTTGAATTAAATTCTAAATCAATACAAATTAATTTAAAAATTGATGAAAAACTTCGGCTTGGAAAATATATTGAGCGTTTGGTTTCTTTTGAACTTCAGCAAAAAAATAATATTTCGATTGTATGTGAAAATATTCAAATTCAACAAGAAAAAATAACATTAGGAGAATTGGATAGTATCATTTTAAAAGACAAAAAACCAATTCACTTAGAAATCATTTATAAGTTTTATTTATATGATGATTCTATTGATAAAGATCAAATTGAATGTTTTATTGGACCTAATAAAAAAGATTCCTTAGTAGAAAAATTAAATAAACTTAAAGAAAAACAGCTACCATTGCTCTATTCTAAAGAATGTAAAAAGTATTTGAAAGAATACAATTTAAAACCTAAAGAAGTTGAACAACAAGTATATTTTAAAGCACAATTATTTGTTCCATATTCTAATCAAAATATTCAGCTAAAAAAAATCAACCCTGATTGTATTATTGGTTTCTATATCAATCTAGAACAAATTCAGCATTTTAAAAATTATAAGTTCTATATTCCTAATAAAAAAGACTGGTTAATAATTCCATTTACAAATATTGATTGGTTAGGTTTTTCTGAATTTAAAGAAATAACGAAATCAATTTTAGAAAGACAATTTTCTCCTCTTTGTTGGCTAAAAGAACCAAATGGAGAAATTAAAAAGATCTTTTTAGTTTGGTGGTAA
- a CDS encoding DUF4955 domain-containing protein codes for MNKNYFLIVILSIITSLSTVAQDAKIWQKYTGAISGAAAANIPDLPNYGFAGYKLGKMEIPESTGTIFNVTTYGAIPNDDVSDVDAIQAAINAAESAGGGIVFFPKGEFTVNSVAGNYTSIKITKSNIIIKGSGSELGGTVINMKTVMSQKPGITTLWNTPKMFVFDGDYGASAKLALTANSYKNSNFVVVANASSLVNYKYVRMEMAANTAANSLYLDGKTNTRSIWSNINTKGVEGKEFHEIDRIDGNKIYFKDQIINDLKAAHNWTIRGYKMMGNSGFEDIHFKGNFTDDFVHHKDYIHDSGWAAIGFSDAAHCWVRRSRFSNVTNVVSTGHSYAVSIIQLLVDGNRGHSLVGAGGSSRILMGLIWDDTNKGQWHGIDVSGRTTGSVAWRIDATNGRGMDIHGNYPRSNLYDLYAGYNVTGNGGNYTNLPNHLGGLTLWNYNRTGPSVSNYDFWSDCGSNYCGAAVANPIIVGYHGSSTTFKQSNIKYEESNGAKAFPESLYEAQVTHRLGSRPSWFDKAIAKFNLLKKDWYIRLSVENNSIKDFKVYPNPTNRELNISLPLNHSVQKIIVSDINGRNILLQSIKKNSTKVTIDLENKAISKGIYLLKIIQDKSIETIKIIKN; via the coding sequence ATGAATAAAAATTACTTTCTAATAGTCATTTTAAGTATAATAACTTCTTTGAGTACAGTTGCACAAGATGCTAAAATTTGGCAAAAATATACAGGAGCAATTTCAGGTGCAGCAGCAGCAAATATTCCAGATTTACCAAATTATGGATTTGCAGGTTATAAATTAGGTAAAATGGAAATTCCTGAGAGTACAGGAACTATTTTTAATGTAACAACCTACGGCGCAATTCCCAATGATGATGTTTCTGATGTAGATGCGATTCAGGCAGCAATTAATGCAGCGGAAAGCGCAGGTGGAGGTATTGTTTTTTTTCCTAAAGGAGAGTTTACTGTAAATTCTGTAGCAGGAAACTATACATCAATAAAAATAACAAAATCGAATATTATAATAAAAGGTAGTGGATCTGAGCTTGGAGGTACAGTAATAAACATGAAAACTGTAATGTCTCAAAAACCTGGGATTACTACGTTGTGGAATACTCCTAAAATGTTTGTTTTTGATGGAGATTATGGCGCTTCAGCAAAATTAGCTCTAACTGCTAATTCGTATAAGAATTCAAACTTTGTCGTGGTTGCAAATGCCAGTAGTTTAGTTAATTATAAATATGTGCGAATGGAAATGGCAGCAAATACAGCCGCAAATAGTTTGTACTTAGATGGTAAAACCAATACTCGAAGTATTTGGAGTAATATAAACACCAAAGGAGTTGAGGGGAAAGAGTTTCATGAAATTGATAGAATAGATGGAAATAAAATATATTTTAAAGATCAAATAATAAATGATTTAAAAGCTGCTCATAATTGGACAATTAGAGGGTATAAGATGATGGGAAATTCTGGTTTTGAGGATATTCACTTTAAAGGAAATTTCACAGATGATTTTGTACATCATAAAGATTATATTCATGATTCTGGATGGGCTGCGATAGGTTTTAGTGACGCTGCACATTGTTGGGTTAGACGTTCACGTTTTTCTAATGTAACAAACGTAGTTTCTACAGGCCATAGTTACGCTGTATCAATCATACAATTATTAGTTGATGGAAATAGAGGACATTCTCTAGTTGGAGCTGGAGGTTCTTCAAGAATTTTAATGGGCTTAATTTGGGATGACACTAATAAAGGACAATGGCATGGTATAGATGTTTCTGGAAGAACTACAGGTTCTGTTGCTTGGAGAATTGATGCAACTAACGGAAGAGGGATGGATATTCATGGAAATTATCCAAGATCTAATTTGTACGATTTATATGCAGGCTATAATGTAACTGGTAATGGTGGTAACTATACAAATTTACCTAACCATTTAGGAGGGCTTACTTTATGGAATTATAATAGAACAGGACCAAGTGTGAGTAATTATGATTTTTGGAGTGATTGTGGTAGTAATTATTGTGGTGCTGCTGTAGCAAATCCAATTATAGTAGGGTATCATGGAAGTTCTACAACTTTTAAGCAATCAAATATAAAATATGAAGAAAGTAATGGTGCAAAAGCATTTCCAGAATCTTTGTATGAAGCCCAGGTAACCCATCGTTTAGGATCTAGACCATCTTGGTTTGATAAAGCAATTGCTAAATTTAATTTATTAAAAAAAGATTGGTATATAAGATTATCAGTTGAAAATAATAGCATAAAAGATTTTAAGGTGTATCCTAACCCTACTAATAGAGAGTTAAATATTAGTTTACCATTAAACCATTCAGTTCAGAAAATAATAGTTTCAGATATTAATGGTAGAAACATCTTATTACAATCTATAAAAAAGAACAGTACAAAAGTTACAATAGATTTAGAAAATAAAGCTATCTCTAAAGGGATTTATTTATTAAAAATCATTCAAGACAAGTCTATAGAAACTATTAAAATAATTAAAAATTAA
- a CDS encoding T9SS type A sorting domain-containing protein, translating to MIKQKQTIFFLFILMNCLLNAQLIHQNDFNTESNWDSAYNFNRRTNFTHHTNGGYNNSGYIQVKVSKGEHYGGEMKFIFANNNLQDPQEIYAQYKVYYESTMDSYSGKSPGFDGTRGVAGWGNKSSDGTNGWSARGSISPSGATKTRNRYYVYHKDMSRANGKTWGDSWYWSGGNSTMQHNTWYTVEQYIKVNDVSSSNGVLKAWIDGVKVFEKINIRFTTTSNNNFDKVYAYWFNYYHGGSAVSPKDAYIRIDDFKLSTNAILSVANNGINTVTIFPNPAKNYISIEGAKDLNSIEIIDLNGKIVISKKGDFKKIDISALSKGVYFLKLRKENSIKLQKLIKN from the coding sequence ATGATAAAACAAAAACAAACTATTTTCTTCCTATTTATTTTAATGAATTGTCTGCTTAATGCACAATTAATTCATCAAAATGATTTTAATACTGAATCCAATTGGGATAGCGCATATAACTTTAACCGTAGAACTAATTTTACTCATCACACCAATGGTGGATATAATAATTCGGGCTATATACAAGTAAAAGTTTCAAAAGGAGAGCATTATGGAGGGGAGATGAAATTTATCTTTGCTAATAATAATTTGCAAGATCCTCAAGAAATATATGCACAATATAAAGTGTATTATGAATCAACAATGGATTCATATTCAGGTAAATCTCCTGGTTTTGATGGTACAAGAGGTGTTGCCGGTTGGGGAAATAAATCATCCGACGGAACAAATGGTTGGTCGGCTAGAGGATCAATTTCACCAAGTGGAGCTACCAAAACAAGGAATAGGTACTATGTTTATCATAAAGATATGAGTAGAGCGAATGGTAAAACCTGGGGAGATAGTTGGTATTGGTCTGGTGGTAATTCTACTATGCAACACAATACGTGGTATACAGTAGAGCAATATATTAAAGTTAATGATGTTAGTAGTAGCAACGGAGTTCTTAAAGCCTGGATAGATGGAGTTAAAGTTTTTGAAAAGATAAATATTAGGTTTACTACGACATCGAATAATAATTTTGATAAAGTTTATGCATATTGGTTTAATTATTATCATGGTGGATCTGCAGTATCTCCAAAAGACGCTTATATAAGAATAGATGATTTTAAATTATCTACCAATGCAATATTGTCAGTTGCAAATAATGGCATAAATACAGTAACTATTTTTCCAAACCCAGCTAAAAATTATATTTCAATAGAAGGAGCAAAAGATTTAAATTCTATTGAAATTATTGATTTAAATGGTAAAATAGTAATTTCAAAAAAAGGAGATTTCAAAAAAATAGATATAAGCGCTTTAAGCAAAGGAGTGTATTTTCTTAAGCTAAGAAAAGAGAATAGTATTAAATTACAAAAGCTTATTAAAAATTAA
- the hisIE gene encoding bifunctional phosphoribosyl-AMP cyclohydrolase/phosphoribosyl-ATP diphosphatase HisIE — translation MEIDFNKNNDGLVPVIIQDAATKNVLMLGYMNEEAFVKTKETKKVTFFSRTKKRLWTKGEESGNFLNLVDIKNDCDNDTLLITVNPVGPTCHKGTDTCWDEKNNQNFGFITKLENTIENRIKNADSEKSYVASLFAKGINKVAQKVGEEAVEVVIEAKDNNDDLFLDESADLLFHYLMLLQAKGFKLNDVVEVLKSREK, via the coding sequence ATGGAAATAGATTTTAATAAAAATAACGACGGATTAGTACCAGTAATTATTCAGGATGCCGCAACAAAAAATGTTTTAATGTTGGGTTACATGAATGAAGAAGCCTTTGTTAAAACTAAAGAAACGAAGAAAGTAACCTTCTTTTCTAGGACTAAAAAAAGATTATGGACTAAAGGTGAAGAAAGTGGTAATTTTTTGAATCTAGTGGATATTAAAAATGATTGTGATAACGATACATTATTAATTACTGTAAATCCAGTAGGCCCAACATGTCATAAAGGAACAGATACTTGTTGGGATGAAAAAAACAATCAAAATTTTGGTTTTATAACAAAATTAGAAAATACAATAGAGAATCGAATTAAAAATGCTGATTCAGAAAAATCTTATGTTGCATCACTTTTTGCAAAAGGGATTAACAAAGTTGCTCAAAAAGTAGGAGAGGAAGCAGTAGAAGTTGTTATTGAAGCAAAAGATAATAACGATGATTTATTCTTAGATGAAAGTGCCGATTTACTTTTTCATTATCTTATGTTGTTGCAAGCAAAAGGTTTTAAATTGAATGATGTTGTTGAAGTTTTAAAATCTAGAGAGAAATAA
- the hisF gene encoding imidazole glycerol phosphate synthase subunit HisF, with protein MLTKRIIPCLDIKNGRTVKGVNFVDLRDAGDPVELAKQYAQVGADELVFLDISATLEGRKTMIEMVLKVAEQVNIPFTVGGGISSIEDVAVLLKSGADKVSVNSSAVKRPELVNELSQKFGSQCVVVAIDAKQIDGEWIVHLAGGTIPTELNLFDWAKEVETRGAGEILFTSMNNDGTKSGFANEALRRLSTELNIPIIASGGAGSVQHFIDTFEEGKSDAALAASVFHFGEIDIIDLKTELKNNNIPVRL; from the coding sequence ATGCTAACGAAAAGAATAATACCATGCTTAGACATTAAAAACGGAAGAACCGTGAAAGGTGTTAATTTTGTTGATTTACGTGATGCTGGAGATCCCGTTGAATTAGCAAAACAATATGCGCAAGTTGGCGCAGATGAGTTGGTGTTTTTAGATATTTCGGCAACTTTAGAAGGCAGAAAAACCATGATAGAAATGGTTTTAAAAGTTGCAGAGCAAGTTAATATTCCGTTTACTGTTGGCGGCGGTATATCTTCTATTGAAGATGTAGCTGTGCTTTTAAAATCGGGTGCAGATAAAGTGTCTGTAAACTCATCGGCAGTAAAACGACCAGAATTAGTAAACGAGTTATCACAAAAATTTGGAAGTCAATGTGTGGTAGTCGCTATTGATGCTAAACAAATTGACGGAGAATGGATTGTACATTTAGCTGGAGGAACCATACCAACAGAATTAAATTTATTCGATTGGGCAAAAGAAGTGGAAACACGCGGTGCTGGTGAAATATTGTTCACATCAATGAATAACGACGGTACCAAATCAGGTTTTGCTAATGAAGCTTTAAGACGTTTGTCTACAGAATTAAATATTCCAATTATCGCTTCTGGTGGAGCAGGTTCTGTACAGCATTTTATAGACACGTTTGAAGAAGGAAAATCTGATGCTGCGTTAGCAGCAAGTGTTTTTCATTTTGGAGAAATAGATATTATAGATTTAAAAACAGAATTAAAGAATAATAATATACCTGTGCGTCTTTAA
- the hisA gene encoding 1-(5-phosphoribosyl)-5-[(5-phosphoribosylamino)methylideneamino]imidazole-4-carboxamide isomerase, with amino-acid sequence MRIIPAIDIIEGKCVRLTKGDYNTKKIYNENPIEVAKEFEDAGIQYLHVVDLDGAKASKIINYKTLEAIASKTNLKIDFGGGLKSDKDLEIAFNSGAHQITGGSIAVKNQDVFKSWIDKFGAEKIILGADFYPDNSGGKIATNGWQEESSLELIPFINNYQKEGISYVICTDISKDGMLQGPSFDVYKEVLEKSDTLKLIASGGISAFNELPKLAELGCEGVIIGKAIYENKISLKQLENFILTTNK; translated from the coding sequence TTGAGAATAATTCCAGCCATAGATATCATAGAAGGAAAGTGTGTTCGCTTAACGAAAGGCGATTATAACACGAAAAAAATATATAATGAAAACCCTATAGAGGTTGCTAAAGAGTTTGAAGATGCAGGAATTCAATACTTACATGTTGTTGATTTAGATGGCGCGAAAGCGAGTAAAATAATTAATTATAAAACGTTAGAAGCTATTGCTTCCAAGACAAATTTAAAAATTGATTTTGGCGGTGGTTTAAAGTCTGATAAAGATTTAGAAATTGCTTTTAATTCTGGTGCACATCAAATTACTGGAGGAAGTATAGCAGTAAAAAATCAAGATGTATTTAAAAGTTGGATTGATAAGTTTGGAGCTGAAAAAATAATTTTAGGAGCTGATTTTTATCCGGATAATTCTGGTGGAAAAATAGCCACAAATGGCTGGCAAGAAGAAAGTAGTTTAGAGTTAATTCCGTTTATTAATAATTATCAAAAAGAAGGAATATCCTATGTGATTTGTACCGACATTTCTAAAGACGGTATGCTACAAGGCCCTAGTTTTGATGTTTATAAAGAAGTTTTAGAGAAATCTGATACTTTAAAATTAATTGCATCTGGAGGAATTTCAGCATTTAATGAACTACCTAAACTTGCTGAGTTAGGCTGTGAAGGTGTCATTATTGGAAAAGCAATTTACGAGAATAAAATAAGCTTAAAACAACTAGAGAATTTTATCCTAACAACTAACAAATAA
- the hisH gene encoding imidazole glycerol phosphate synthase subunit HisH, with the protein MKLVIIDYGAGNIKSIQFAFKRLGVDAVLSNNIDEIKAADKVIFPGVGEASSAMKMLEESGLDKVIPTLNQPVLGICLGMQLMCDFSEEGNTKGLGIFNVHVKRFSNAVKVPQMGWNTITNLKSDLFNDIKDQEFMYLVHSFYAENCKETIASSKYGIEYASALKKDNFYGVQFHPEKSSKAGEQILKNFLELTTNN; encoded by the coding sequence ATGAAACTAGTAATAATTGATTACGGTGCAGGAAATATAAAAAGCATCCAATTTGCCTTTAAGCGTTTGGGTGTTGATGCTGTTTTGTCCAATAATATTGATGAAATTAAAGCTGCTGATAAGGTGATTTTTCCTGGAGTAGGAGAAGCGAGTTCAGCAATGAAAATGTTAGAAGAAAGTGGGTTGGACAAGGTTATTCCAACCTTAAATCAGCCTGTTTTAGGTATTTGTTTAGGAATGCAATTAATGTGTGATTTTTCTGAAGAAGGAAACACAAAAGGTTTGGGTATTTTTAATGTACATGTAAAACGTTTTTCTAACGCGGTTAAGGTGCCGCAAATGGGATGGAATACCATTACCAATTTAAAGTCTGACTTATTTAATGATATTAAAGATCAAGAATTCATGTATTTAGTGCATAGTTTTTATGCTGAAAATTGTAAAGAAACGATTGCTTCTTCAAAGTATGGCATTGAATATGCATCAGCTTTAAAAAAAGATAATTTTTATGGGGTTCAATTTCATCCAGAAAAATCATCAAAAGCAGGAGAACAAATTTTAAAAAATTTCCTTGAACTAACAACTAACAACTAA